A genomic region of Rhipicephalus sanguineus isolate Rsan-2018 chromosome 1, BIME_Rsan_1.4, whole genome shotgun sequence contains the following coding sequences:
- the LOC119379056 gene encoding pantothenate kinase 3 isoform X1 translates to MSLSDWPAATPRTGLDSDGRRAAMASVNGDTTATARVPSPQPPMPWFGMDIGGTLVKLVYFEPAIEDGPATTEALERIKHYLKKNAAYGQSGKRDVHLQMDGVEVGGIEGTLHFIRFPTSEMPRFLELAKAKGIASLASTVCATGGGAHKFENDFRTQVGLGLHKFDEMDSLIRGIHYMEAHNSRECYYYSSPMERCVKMPYDFSNPYPYLVVNIGSGVSILAVRSPTEYHRVTGTSLGGGTFLGLCCLLTGCETFEEAIELAQKGDSTHVDKLVRDIYGGDYPKFDLRADTVASSFGNMNCRARREAASREDLARATLVTITNNIGSIARMCAINEGISRVVFVGNFLRVNPISMRMLAYAMQFWSKGTLKALFLEHEGYFGAVGCLLELMKACS, encoded by the exons ATGAGTTTGTC AGACTGGCCGGCAGCCACACCGAGGACTGGGCTGGATTCGGATGGCAGGAGAGCAGCCATGGCAAGCGTAAACGGGGACACGACGGCTACCGCCCGGGTGCCCTCACCACAGCCGC CAATGCCCTGGTTTGGCATGGACATTGGAGGAACACTAGTGAAGCTGGTGTATTTTGAGCCTGCGATTGAAGATGGACCAGCAACTACAGAAGCCCTGGAACGTATCAAACACTACTTGAAGAAGAATGCTGCCTATGGTCAGTCAGGCAAGCGAGATGTTCATTTACAGATGGATGGTGTTGAGGTCGGTGGCATCGAGGGCACGCTGCACTTCATTCGCTTCCCTACAAGTGAGATGCCCCGTTTCTTGGAGTTAGCCAAAGCCAAGGGGATCGCCAGTTTAGCCTCTACTGTGTGTGCCACGGGTGGTGGAGCTCACAAGTTTGAAAATGATTTCCGCACTCAGGTGGGCCTTGGCCTGCACAAATTTGATGAGATGGACTCTCTGATTCGTGGTATACACTATATGGAAGCCCACAACAGTCGAGAGTGCTATTACTACAGCAGTCCTATGGAGCGATGTGTCAAAATGCCGTACGACTTCAGCAATCCGTACCCTTACCTTGTTGTAAACATTGGTTCAGGGGTGAGCATTCTGGCAGTGCGATCGCCTACCGAGTATCACCGCGTAACTGGCACTAGTCTAGGTGGTGGCACTTTTCTTGGCCTCTGCTGTCTGCTTACTGGTTGTGAAACTTTTGAGGAGGCTATTGAACTTGCCCAGAAAGGGGACAGCACTCATGTTGACAAGCTTGTGCGCGATATCTATGGTGGCGACTATCCCAAGTTTGACCTACGTGCTGACACTGTGGCTAGCAGTTTTGGGAACATGAACTGCAGGGCTCGACGAGAAGCTGCCTCGCGGGAGGACCTTGCCCGGGCAACACTGGTTACTATCACCAACAACATCGGCTCCATTGCTCGCATGTGTGCCATCAACGAGGGCATCTCTCGTGTCGTCTTTGTGGGCAACTTCCTGCGGGTTAACCCCATCTCAATGCGCATGTTGGCATATGCCATGCAGTTCTGGTCCAAAGGCACGCTTAAAGCCCTGTTCTTGGAGCATGAG GGCTATTTTGGTGCTGTTGGCTGCCTGCTGGAGCTGATGAAGGCTTGCAGCTAG
- the LOC119379056 gene encoding pantothenate kinase 3 isoform X2, whose translation MASVNGDTTATARVPSPQPPMPWFGMDIGGTLVKLVYFEPAIEDGPATTEALERIKHYLKKNAAYGQSGKRDVHLQMDGVEVGGIEGTLHFIRFPTSEMPRFLELAKAKGIASLASTVCATGGGAHKFENDFRTQVGLGLHKFDEMDSLIRGIHYMEAHNSRECYYYSSPMERCVKMPYDFSNPYPYLVVNIGSGVSILAVRSPTEYHRVTGTSLGGGTFLGLCCLLTGCETFEEAIELAQKGDSTHVDKLVRDIYGGDYPKFDLRADTVASSFGNMNCRARREAASREDLARATLVTITNNIGSIARMCAINEGISRVVFVGNFLRVNPISMRMLAYAMQFWSKGTLKALFLEHEGYFGAVGCLLELMKACS comes from the exons ATGGCAAGCGTAAACGGGGACACGACGGCTACCGCCCGGGTGCCCTCACCACAGCCGC CAATGCCCTGGTTTGGCATGGACATTGGAGGAACACTAGTGAAGCTGGTGTATTTTGAGCCTGCGATTGAAGATGGACCAGCAACTACAGAAGCCCTGGAACGTATCAAACACTACTTGAAGAAGAATGCTGCCTATGGTCAGTCAGGCAAGCGAGATGTTCATTTACAGATGGATGGTGTTGAGGTCGGTGGCATCGAGGGCACGCTGCACTTCATTCGCTTCCCTACAAGTGAGATGCCCCGTTTCTTGGAGTTAGCCAAAGCCAAGGGGATCGCCAGTTTAGCCTCTACTGTGTGTGCCACGGGTGGTGGAGCTCACAAGTTTGAAAATGATTTCCGCACTCAGGTGGGCCTTGGCCTGCACAAATTTGATGAGATGGACTCTCTGATTCGTGGTATACACTATATGGAAGCCCACAACAGTCGAGAGTGCTATTACTACAGCAGTCCTATGGAGCGATGTGTCAAAATGCCGTACGACTTCAGCAATCCGTACCCTTACCTTGTTGTAAACATTGGTTCAGGGGTGAGCATTCTGGCAGTGCGATCGCCTACCGAGTATCACCGCGTAACTGGCACTAGTCTAGGTGGTGGCACTTTTCTTGGCCTCTGCTGTCTGCTTACTGGTTGTGAAACTTTTGAGGAGGCTATTGAACTTGCCCAGAAAGGGGACAGCACTCATGTTGACAAGCTTGTGCGCGATATCTATGGTGGCGACTATCCCAAGTTTGACCTACGTGCTGACACTGTGGCTAGCAGTTTTGGGAACATGAACTGCAGGGCTCGACGAGAAGCTGCCTCGCGGGAGGACCTTGCCCGGGCAACACTGGTTACTATCACCAACAACATCGGCTCCATTGCTCGCATGTGTGCCATCAACGAGGGCATCTCTCGTGTCGTCTTTGTGGGCAACTTCCTGCGGGTTAACCCCATCTCAATGCGCATGTTGGCATATGCCATGCAGTTCTGGTCCAAAGGCACGCTTAAAGCCCTGTTCTTGGAGCATGAG GGCTATTTTGGTGCTGTTGGCTGCCTGCTGGAGCTGATGAAGGCTTGCAGCTAG